Proteins from a single region of Paraglaciecola sp. T6c:
- a CDS encoding aldehyde dehydrogenase family protein, whose translation MQSYPLFIDGEYQQATSGKEDTSYNPATSEPYAVVQLASVQDATDAIASAHQAFQTWKDVLPSVREKILLDIADAFERRADEFKDLLIDEAGSSMLKAGYETHHAPSFLRGMAGECRRVKGETYQSDYPGLKSYSIRRPLGVVLSIAPFNFPLLLAIRKIGWALAAGNTVVLKPSEVTPVIALKLAEVMTEGGLPKGVLNVIPANGAELGDVLIADERVRKVTFTGSTRVGKSIALACAKYHKPITLEMGGKNPFIVLADADVDYAVDAATFSNFMHQGQVCMTGSRVIVEDAVYDEFVRKFTAKVSALGYGNPRDPGVIVGPLIRPTQTEFIKKQVEKAVEQGAKINVGGHYEGNVFQPTVISDVTSDMSIFHTECFGPVASVIKASDYLHALALANDSEYGLTSAVITNDLQMSIFFSENLESGMVHINGPSIRDEAVVPFGGVKNSGMGREGGTFAMDEFTELKWITVQMGQQKFPF comes from the coding sequence ATGCAGTCATATCCACTATTTATTGACGGTGAATACCAACAAGCAACGTCAGGTAAAGAAGATACCAGTTATAACCCAGCGACGAGTGAGCCGTATGCTGTAGTGCAATTGGCAAGTGTACAAGATGCTACTGACGCCATAGCTTCTGCGCATCAAGCATTTCAGACTTGGAAAGATGTGCTTCCTTCTGTTCGAGAAAAAATTCTACTAGACATTGCTGACGCTTTTGAGCGCCGGGCGGATGAGTTTAAGGATTTGCTCATTGATGAAGCTGGCTCAAGCATGCTTAAAGCCGGCTATGAAACACATCACGCCCCCAGCTTCCTGCGTGGAATGGCGGGTGAATGTCGCCGCGTAAAAGGTGAGACATATCAATCTGATTATCCTGGACTGAAGTCGTATTCTATTCGGCGTCCGCTAGGTGTTGTGCTTTCCATTGCACCCTTTAATTTCCCATTACTGTTGGCGATCCGAAAAATTGGTTGGGCGTTAGCTGCCGGAAATACAGTTGTACTTAAGCCTTCTGAAGTGACTCCCGTTATTGCCCTAAAGCTAGCGGAAGTTATGACTGAAGGGGGCCTGCCCAAAGGGGTTTTGAATGTCATCCCTGCTAATGGTGCAGAGTTAGGTGATGTGTTGATTGCTGATGAACGAGTACGCAAGGTAACGTTTACAGGTTCAACCCGCGTAGGTAAGTCTATCGCGCTGGCTTGTGCTAAGTACCATAAGCCGATTACGTTAGAAATGGGCGGAAAAAACCCGTTTATTGTATTAGCTGATGCAGATGTGGATTACGCCGTAGATGCGGCGACATTCAGCAACTTTATGCATCAAGGTCAAGTGTGTATGACAGGCTCAAGAGTCATTGTTGAGGATGCGGTATATGACGAGTTTGTTAGAAAATTCACCGCCAAAGTCAGCGCATTAGGGTATGGCAATCCGCGTGATCCGGGCGTTATCGTTGGGCCGTTAATTCGCCCAACACAGACAGAGTTTATTAAGAAACAGGTGGAAAAAGCTGTCGAGCAAGGCGCGAAGATTAACGTCGGTGGCCATTACGAGGGTAACGTATTTCAGCCTACGGTTATTAGCGATGTGACATCGGATATGTCCATTTTCCATACTGAATGTTTTGGACCCGTGGCAAGTGTTATTAAAGCGTCTGATTATTTACATGCCTTGGCTCTAGCAAACGACAGTGAATACGGCCTAACTAGCGCTGTTATTACCAACGATCTGCAAATGAGTATTTTCTTCTCCGAGAATCTTGAGAGCGGCATGGTTCATATTAATGGGCCGAGTATCCGCGATGAAGCCGTCGTCCCTTTTGGCGGTGTTAAAAACAGTGGAATGGGACGAGAAGGCGGCACTTTCGCCATGGACGAATTCACAGAATTAAAGTGGATCACCGTGCAAATGGGTCAGCAGAAATTCCCTTTTTAA